One part of the Ralstonia pickettii genome encodes these proteins:
- a CDS encoding AAA family ATPase has product MKLISLTVENFMPYKGEATLAFPQDPMRNVMVVFGDNMRGKTSLLNALRWVFYGKALGRHLRELPLHELLNREATLEGCWTMDVSVQFEAEGHLYDLRRRATKRAIVAQPTRPEDFEVLVALKKDGIPVAGNLVDAEINRFAPEQVSRFFLFDGELLQEYETLLIEGSEQGKRIKEAIEQVLGVPTLIHGRDEATTLLRSATKQQTKDLAHVAGLESQAQRQAAWQAKLESLEDDRGRLKIKLTETTQQRSSLDDELERLAEVHTAKLRIDFLGDRESEIQREQKTRTEERLLLLREAWRDLLRPKLTVKQKFLFEAQSKITGKMDERSKLELRAADLRSILSTASCPTCGQPLHDDKRDKAGSELGEIEATLRTITIDRSGLTQVSAEIQEISRLLKPGVGPRVRDVDAQMRRLGVELTKVENEAEKLREEIRGYDTADIARKRALRDGLVREEGQLVRDISANEKDIDDAKKELAIISKALQNLPQARASRSTALVKMYAAIEKVFSESIERLRNDLRLHVQALATQSFKSLTTQKAYRGLEINNNYGLTILDERGDRVTVRSAGAEQIVALSLIDGLARTGRAAGPVVMDTPFGRLDLRHRDNILRYLPTTTSQLVLLVHDGEIRRETDLQPIAQRIGAAYQIKEVNPRHSVIEKVTS; this is encoded by the coding sequence ATGAAGTTAATCTCCCTGACGGTTGAGAACTTCATGCCTTACAAAGGGGAAGCAACACTCGCCTTTCCGCAAGATCCGATGCGGAACGTGATGGTGGTGTTCGGTGACAACATGCGCGGTAAAACCAGCCTACTAAACGCGCTCAGGTGGGTTTTCTACGGCAAAGCTCTTGGTAGACATCTGCGCGAACTGCCCCTCCATGAATTGCTAAACAGGGAGGCTACGCTGGAAGGCTGCTGGACCATGGATGTAAGTGTGCAGTTCGAAGCGGAAGGCCATCTTTACGATCTGCGGCGGCGCGCTACGAAACGTGCCATCGTGGCGCAACCTACTCGGCCGGAAGACTTCGAGGTGCTGGTTGCTCTGAAGAAAGATGGCATACCCGTCGCCGGCAATTTGGTCGACGCAGAGATAAATCGTTTTGCCCCAGAACAGGTTTCTCGGTTTTTCTTGTTCGACGGCGAGTTGCTGCAGGAGTACGAAACGCTCCTGATTGAGGGGAGTGAGCAAGGTAAGCGCATAAAAGAGGCAATTGAACAAGTGCTCGGCGTGCCGACCTTAATTCATGGTCGGGATGAAGCGACGACCTTGCTGCGGAGTGCTACAAAGCAACAGACCAAGGACCTAGCTCACGTGGCTGGCTTGGAGAGCCAAGCACAGCGTCAAGCTGCGTGGCAAGCCAAGCTAGAGTCACTAGAAGATGACCGCGGCCGTCTGAAAATCAAGCTAACAGAAACTACACAACAGCGTTCCTCGCTTGATGACGAGCTTGAACGGTTGGCAGAAGTACATACCGCCAAGCTGCGCATTGACTTTCTTGGCGACCGTGAAAGCGAAATACAAAGGGAGCAGAAGACTCGAACGGAGGAGCGTCTTCTGCTATTGCGCGAAGCATGGCGCGATCTGCTGCGCCCAAAGCTGACGGTTAAGCAAAAGTTCCTTTTTGAAGCACAAAGCAAGATCACAGGAAAAATGGATGAGCGCAGCAAGCTCGAATTGCGCGCGGCAGATCTGCGATCCATTTTGTCGACCGCGTCATGCCCAACTTGCGGGCAACCCTTACACGACGATAAGCGCGACAAGGCCGGTAGTGAACTGGGTGAGATCGAGGCGACTTTAAGGACTATAACAATCGATCGGAGCGGATTGACGCAAGTCTCAGCGGAGATCCAAGAGATTAGTCGTCTGCTGAAGCCAGGCGTGGGCCCGAGGGTCCGTGATGTTGACGCCCAGATGCGCAGGCTCGGTGTGGAGCTGACAAAGGTAGAAAACGAGGCAGAGAAACTGCGCGAGGAGATAAGGGGTTACGACACTGCCGATATCGCACGAAAAAGAGCATTGCGAGATGGCTTGGTGCGCGAAGAGGGGCAGTTGGTGCGGGATATCTCCGCCAATGAGAAGGATATAGACGACGCAAAGAAGGAGCTCGCCATTATTTCCAAAGCGCTCCAGAATCTTCCGCAGGCCCGAGCCAGCCGCAGCACGGCCCTGGTAAAGATGTACGCTGCTATTGAAAAAGTCTTTAGCGAAAGCATTGAGCGATTGCGGAATGATTTACGTCTGCACGTGCAAGCCCTCGCCACTCAATCATTTAAAAGTCTAACTACTCAAAAAGCATATCGGGGACTCGAGATTAACAACAACTACGGCTTGACTATTCTCGACGAGCGTGGTGATCGAGTAACCGTGCGGAGTGCGGGCGCCGAGCAGATCGTTGCATTGTCGCTCATTGACGGACTGGCTCGTACGGGTAGAGCAGCGGGACCTGTCGTCATGGATACACCTTTTGGGCGACTCGACTTGCGGCATAGGGACAATATTTTGCGATATCTGCCCACGACCACTAGTCAGTTGGTGCTCCTCGTTCATGATGGTGAGATCCGTCGAGAGACGGACCTGCAGCCAATCGCCCAACGCATCGGCGCCGCTTATCAGATTAAGGAAGTGAACCCCCGGCATTCAGTGATAGAAAAGGTTACTTCATGA
- a CDS encoding sigma factor-like helix-turn-helix DNA-binding protein, with protein MRENAVQVVEDLMLFGVDALLKFEKFGRRSLRDVEEKLVRAFEQGPAPSIRLDDNQASARFGAGTLSSVFTEREQQTCPVEITGLNQAFAIVLSLLNERDALTMRLRMGFEGKPKTLQEIGQLLNLTRERIRQREQHCIKVMASHSVWRHDMQARLDKMLLNREDPLPLLGMEILDPWFTGAESLEEPLDFALEHFCGRRFSLVRTSGIVFVSCLSQVAWDKAVRSARRVLEAAVSQHPTETEVRRIIDSLLVGAGEELRPQLWEEATRWAHFSAVDGDSDQRQLMSFGAGAESIVEAVLAGSDRPLHFTEIARRCAQLGRHVEVRRAHNSAANVGLLFGRGSYGLAKHFPLTATEKEMLVAEVEDLIDGADPTRQWHSREIADAMEERGIDFEGRLTPYVVSIALEGSQRLVNLGRMVWTSRSTGARGTSNRIDLHQAVISMLASEGRPMRSGEIKERIERERGLNCFFQIQAEGPLVRLGAGFWGLIDRDLPFSADEADAIVDRLVAVLQERGKGLHVSEIQQALEAFVPRVAQIEDPTVFLGLAQRDDRCGAGRGQYVFLREWGGSRRLTVIESVRRALTAAGADGLTLAAVEEAAVALAERPIPRLLVGQSCSHIGAVYDEASSRWTLPSASEADGLSDSEREAA; from the coding sequence ATGCGCGAAAATGCCGTTCAGGTGGTTGAGGATCTCATGTTGTTTGGAGTCGATGCCCTATTGAAGTTTGAAAAATTCGGGCGGAGATCCCTTAGAGACGTCGAGGAAAAGCTAGTGCGCGCCTTTGAACAAGGGCCCGCGCCTTCCATTCGGCTGGATGACAATCAGGCTTCTGCGCGCTTTGGGGCAGGAACGCTGTCAAGTGTTTTCACAGAGCGCGAGCAGCAGACATGTCCCGTCGAAATCACAGGGCTCAACCAAGCATTCGCGATCGTCCTCTCACTGTTAAACGAGCGCGACGCACTCACGATGCGGTTGCGGATGGGGTTCGAGGGAAAGCCTAAAACTCTTCAGGAAATAGGACAGCTTCTTAACTTAACGCGTGAGCGCATTCGCCAGCGAGAGCAACATTGTATAAAGGTCATGGCGAGCCACAGTGTTTGGCGACATGACATGCAAGCCCGATTGGACAAAATGCTCTTAAATCGGGAGGATCCCTTGCCGCTGTTAGGGATGGAGATTCTCGATCCATGGTTCACCGGCGCCGAGTCCCTTGAGGAGCCGCTCGACTTCGCGCTGGAGCATTTTTGCGGACGGCGATTTTCTCTTGTCAGGACCAGCGGGATAGTCTTTGTGTCCTGCTTGTCGCAAGTTGCCTGGGACAAGGCGGTCCGCTCCGCCCGACGAGTTCTCGAAGCTGCGGTCAGCCAGCATCCAACAGAGACCGAAGTGCGCAGGATTATTGATTCGCTCCTTGTGGGCGCGGGAGAGGAGCTGCGACCACAGCTTTGGGAAGAGGCTACGAGGTGGGCCCATTTTTCGGCTGTCGACGGTGATAGCGACCAACGGCAACTGATGAGCTTCGGCGCAGGTGCTGAGAGCATTGTTGAGGCAGTCCTGGCGGGCTCTGACCGACCCCTGCACTTTACGGAGATCGCGCGACGTTGCGCGCAGCTCGGTCGGCATGTCGAAGTTCGTCGTGCGCACAACTCCGCGGCAAACGTGGGGTTGTTGTTTGGGCGTGGCTCGTACGGGCTTGCGAAGCATTTTCCGCTCACTGCAACCGAGAAAGAGATGCTGGTTGCAGAAGTCGAGGACCTCATCGATGGCGCAGACCCAACCCGGCAATGGCATTCGCGCGAGATCGCAGACGCTATGGAAGAGCGGGGCATAGATTTCGAGGGCAGGCTAACTCCCTATGTGGTTTCAATCGCGTTGGAGGGATCGCAGCGTCTCGTAAACCTGGGGCGAATGGTTTGGACGTCAAGATCCACGGGGGCTAGGGGTACGAGCAATCGGATAGACCTCCATCAGGCGGTCATATCGATGCTGGCGTCTGAGGGACGACCGATGCGTTCGGGCGAGATCAAAGAGAGGATTGAGCGTGAGCGTGGTCTGAACTGTTTTTTTCAGATCCAGGCAGAAGGTCCTCTGGTGCGGTTGGGTGCCGGCTTTTGGGGGTTGATCGACCGCGATTTGCCTTTTTCCGCCGATGAGGCAGACGCTATCGTCGATCGACTTGTGGCTGTGCTGCAAGAAAGGGGTAAGGGTCTGCATGTATCGGAGATACAGCAAGCCCTGGAAGCATTTGTTCCAAGAGTGGCGCAGATTGAGGACCCGACGGTGTTCCTAGGACTCGCTCAACGGGACGATAGATGTGGTGCTGGCAGAGGGCAATACGTCTTTCTGAGGGAGTGGGGCGGGTCACGTCGCCTCACGGTAATTGAGTCGGTCCGTCGCGCGCTGACCGCGGCTGGCGCTGACGGACTCACGTTAGCAGCAGTGGAGGAGGCCGCCGTAGCATTGGCGGAGCGTCCGATACCTCGACTATTGGTGGGACAGTCCTGCAGTCATATTGGTGCAGTCTATGACGAGGCTTCTTCCCGATGGACGCTTCCCTCTGCGTCGGAGGCAGATGGGTTGAGTGATTCAGAAAGGGAAGCTGCTTAG
- a CDS encoding DNA-methyltransferase, with the protein MTSPPFGLLRKKSYGNEDAHAYCDWFRPFAEGFKRVLKDNGSLVIDIGGAWKTGLPTRSLYHFELLIMLCEEYGFHLCQEHYWWNPAKLPTPAEWVNVRRVRVKDAVNCIWWLSPTPWPKASNRRILAPYSESMKHLLKNGYQAKTRPSGHVISEKFGKDNGGSVPPNLLAIANTESNGQYQEFCNANNLDVHPARFPALLPEYFIRMLTDPGDMVLDPFGGSCVTGMVAETLERRWACVELNMDYLNGAVARFEGDLKGQTKMRLAPYSIHAPCAVPVLDEEAPLAQDGGKARPPTTQAA; encoded by the coding sequence ATGACGTCACCCCCTTTCGGCCTGCTTCGAAAGAAGAGCTACGGCAACGAAGATGCACACGCTTACTGTGACTGGTTTCGTCCGTTCGCGGAGGGCTTTAAACGTGTACTCAAAGACAACGGCAGCCTTGTTATTGACATCGGCGGCGCATGGAAAACTGGACTCCCTACTCGCAGCTTGTATCACTTTGAACTTTTGATAATGCTGTGTGAAGAGTACGGATTCCACCTCTGCCAAGAACACTATTGGTGGAATCCTGCGAAGCTCCCTACGCCAGCCGAGTGGGTTAACGTTCGGCGCGTGCGCGTAAAAGATGCTGTCAACTGCATTTGGTGGCTCTCACCCACACCGTGGCCCAAAGCGAGCAACCGACGGATTCTTGCTCCCTATAGCGAGTCGATGAAGCATCTGCTGAAAAATGGCTACCAGGCTAAGACTCGTCCCAGTGGCCATGTCATAAGCGAAAAATTCGGAAAGGACAATGGCGGTTCCGTACCACCCAATCTCCTGGCGATAGCCAACACTGAATCCAACGGCCAATATCAAGAATTTTGCAACGCAAATAATCTAGACGTTCATCCCGCCAGATTCCCAGCCCTCTTGCCCGAGTATTTCATTCGCATGCTCACTGATCCGGGAGACATGGTTTTGGACCCCTTTGGTGGCTCCTGTGTCACTGGGATGGTTGCGGAGACGCTGGAACGGCGTTGGGCTTGTGTAGAACTAAACATGGACTACCTGAACGGCGCTGTCGCTCGTTTCGAAGGTGACCTAAAGGGCCAAACCAAGATGAGGCTTGCCCCCTACAGCATCCACGCGCCATGCGCAGTTCCCGTTCTTGACGAGGAGGCGCCCTTGGCACAGGACGGCGGAAAAGCCCGGCCACCGACGACCCAAGCAGCCTAA
- a CDS encoding IS3 family transposase (programmed frameshift), giving the protein MSAQRYTEEFKVEAVNQVLDRGHSVAEVAQRLGVSQHSLYQWIKQRRQPVAEPQGQVSQSEEVRRLKAELKRVTEERDILKKGRSVLCQAVRVRYAFIKAHAGQYSVRRLCKAMAVHPSGYYAWQAQPLSPRAKDDQRLLGLLKQAWLESGGVYGYRKLTLDMRDLGERCGKHRVARLLKAEGLRSQSGYRRRPAGRAGKPAVVAPNHLQRQFTVDAPNQSWVTDITYIRTHEGWLYLSVVIDLWSRMVVGWSMGQRIDTQLALDALLMALWRRRPHQQVLIHSDQGCQFTGHTWQSFLREHNLLCSMSRRGNCHDNAVAESFFQLLKRERVRRQIYATRQEAKSDVFNYIEMFYNPTRRHSSANGLSPVEFEQRHSPRLVGV; this is encoded by the exons ATGAGTGCGCAGAGATACACCGAAGAATTCAAGGTTGAGGCGGTCAATCAGGTCTTGGACAGAGGCCACAGCGTGGCCGAGGTCGCGCAGCGGTTAGGCGTGAGCCAGCACAGCCTGTACCAGTGGATCAAACAGCGACGCCAGCCCGTGGCAGAGCCGCAAGGGCAGGTATCGCAATCCGAGGAGGTACGTAGGCTCAAGGCCGAGCTCAAACGGGTGACCGAGGAGCGCGACATCCTAAAAAAGG GCCGCAGCGTACTTTGCCAAGCAGTCCGGGTGAGGTACGCCTTCATCAAGGCGCACGCGGGTCAATACAGCGTGCGCCGTCTGTGCAAAGCGATGGCGGTGCATCCCAGCGGTTATTACGCGTGGCAGGCGCAGCCCTTGAGCCCGCGTGCGAAGGACGACCAGCGCCTGCTTGGACTACTCAAGCAGGCGTGGTTGGAGAGCGGCGGGGTCTATGGCTATCGCAAGCTCACCCTGGACATGCGCGACTTGGGTGAGCGCTGCGGCAAACACCGCGTGGCGCGGCTGCTCAAGGCCGAGGGATTGCGTTCTCAATCAGGCTACCGCCGACGCCCTGCCGGGCGTGCCGGCAAGCCGGCGGTGGTCGCCCCCAATCATCTGCAGCGGCAGTTCACAGTCGACGCTCCGAACCAGTCCTGGGTGACCGATATCACCTATATCCGTACACACGAAGGCTGGCTGTACCTGAGCGTGGTCATCGACCTGTGGTCACGCATGGTCGTCGGGTGGTCCATGGGGCAGCGCATCGATACCCAGTTGGCGCTGGATGCCTTGCTGATGGCGCTGTGGCGGCGCCGCCCGCACCAGCAGGTGCTGATTCACTCGGATCAGGGGTGTCAGTTCACCGGCCACACCTGGCAAAGCTTCCTGCGCGAGCACAACCTGCTGTGCAGCATGAGCCGGCGCGGCAACTGCCACGACAACGCCGTGGCGGAGAGCTTCTTCCAGTTGCTCAAACGCGAGCGGGTGCGCCGACAGATCTATGCCACACGGCAGGAGGCCAAGTCCGACGTCTTCAACTACATCGAGATGTTCTACAACCCAACACGGCGCCATTCGAGCGCCAACGGACTATCGCCGGTAGAGTTCGAACAACGCCATTCCCCACGGCTCGTGGGTGTCTAG
- a CDS encoding recombinase family protein, producing the protein MAETFSRPPDEPFLLRGAEYVRMSTEHQQYSTQNQADKIREYAQRRGIQIVRTYADEGKSGLRLDGRQALQQLIKDVESGTADFQVILVYDVSRWGRFQDADESAYYEYICRRAGIQVAYCAEQFENDGSPVSTIVKGVKRAMAGEYSRELSAKVFAGQCRLIELGYRQGGSAGYGLRRVLVDQLGSVRAELAHGQQKSLQTDRVILMPGPDEETTTVNQIYRWFIDGNLLESEIAGRLNASGIRTDLGHEWTRATVRQVLSNEKYIGNNVYNRTSFKLKKHRVVNGPEMWIRRDGAFEAIVSPELFYTAQGILRARARRFSDEELLDKLRNLYRSRGFLSGLIIDETEGMPSAAAYAHRFGSLVRAYQAVGFTPDRDYHYIEINRFLRRLHPQIIGHTERMIAELGGSVERDSATDLLTVNREFSVSIVLSRCQILETGSHRWKVRFDAGLLPDITVAVRLDTANEGPLDYYLLPRLDFGLPRISLADHNRFELETYRFGNLDYLYGMAERSRIRRAA; encoded by the coding sequence ATGGCCGAAACATTTTCGAGACCTCCCGACGAGCCGTTCCTGCTTCGTGGCGCCGAGTACGTTCGGATGTCGACAGAGCACCAGCAGTACTCAACACAGAATCAGGCGGACAAGATTCGCGAGTACGCCCAGCGTCGCGGTATCCAGATTGTGCGGACCTATGCCGACGAGGGTAAGAGTGGCCTTCGTCTCGACGGCCGCCAAGCACTACAGCAACTCATCAAGGACGTGGAGTCGGGCACTGCAGACTTCCAAGTCATCCTGGTCTACGACGTCAGTCGTTGGGGCAGATTCCAAGACGCCGATGAGAGTGCCTATTACGAGTACATCTGCCGCCGTGCTGGCATCCAAGTAGCCTACTGCGCGGAACAGTTTGAGAACGACGGTTCACCGGTCTCGACTATCGTCAAAGGCGTCAAGCGGGCCATGGCTGGCGAGTACAGCCGCGAGCTGTCTGCCAAAGTGTTCGCCGGCCAATGTCGCCTCATTGAACTGGGGTATCGACAGGGTGGATCGGCGGGATATGGCCTGCGGCGCGTCCTGGTCGACCAGTTGGGCAGCGTGCGAGCTGAGCTTGCGCACGGCCAGCAAAAGAGCCTGCAAACCGATCGCGTCATCCTGATGCCAGGACCGGACGAAGAAACCACAACGGTCAATCAAATCTACCGATGGTTTATTGACGGCAACTTACTAGAGTCGGAAATCGCCGGTCGGCTCAACGCCAGCGGGATTCGCACAGACCTCGGTCACGAATGGACACGCGCAACGGTGCGCCAAGTGCTGTCCAACGAAAAGTACATCGGCAACAACGTCTACAACCGGACGTCTTTCAAACTCAAGAAGCATCGGGTGGTCAACGGACCTGAAATGTGGATTCGCAGGGACGGGGCTTTCGAAGCCATCGTGTCACCCGAACTGTTCTATACAGCGCAAGGCATTCTGCGCGCCCGTGCACGGCGATTCAGCGACGAAGAACTGTTGGATAAGCTGCGTAATCTCTATCGCAGTCGGGGTTTCTTGTCGGGCCTGATCATCGACGAAACGGAAGGCATGCCTTCGGCCGCAGCCTATGCACACCGCTTCGGTAGTCTTGTTCGAGCGTATCAAGCGGTCGGCTTTACGCCGGATCGTGATTACCACTACATCGAAATCAATCGCTTCTTGCGGCGTTTGCATCCGCAAATCATCGGGCATACGGAGCGGATGATTGCCGAACTAGGTGGCTCAGTAGAACGTGACTCGGCAACCGACCTGCTCACTGTCAATCGCGAGTTCAGTGTTTCGATCGTCTTGTCCCGCTGTCAGATACTGGAGACTGGCAGTCACCGCTGGAAGGTGCGCTTTGATGCTGGCCTTCTTCCCGACATCACTGTAGCCGTGAGGCTCGACACGGCCAACGAAGGACCGCTGGACTACTACCTGTTGCCACGGTTGGACTTTGGTTTGCCACGCATCAGCTTGGCCGATCACAACAGATTCGAACTGGAGACCTATCGATTCGGCAACTTGGACTACCTCTATGGCATGGCCGAGCGCAGCCGCATCAGGAGGGCCGCATGA
- a CDS encoding fimbrial protein has protein sequence MKMQRLGLKAMRVVKRAVATTLGLTAATSAFGADFRPFPTALSLPRDVAANTVVARAYLTPQALCGEGTCRLVNFRPISYVHVASGDVPGLVSNGPTVITEIKGLRMQVLVNGEPQTKLDENQPSIKFSSPIEIQLLRDASPELGNGTTADPIQFWFFTKTTSESSRIDNYIRLSTRLTKIEGTCSVPSQTLELQPTRARTLAGIGTTAAERSFQISINNCPKGYNRIFYRLKPMGDNVEMSAGVLPLSAQSTAKGVRIRVTDSAGAAVVFDTPTRIAYYNSETGGSFSIPMRVSYVQTEANVTPGTVNGAMSVLMEYQ, from the coding sequence ATGAAGATGCAGCGGCTGGGTCTGAAAGCCATGCGCGTGGTGAAACGGGCAGTAGCAACGACGCTGGGCTTGACTGCGGCCACGTCCGCTTTTGGCGCAGACTTCCGCCCTTTTCCTACCGCACTCTCACTGCCCCGGGATGTTGCGGCCAATACCGTTGTGGCGAGAGCCTATTTGACGCCTCAAGCGTTATGTGGCGAGGGCACATGCAGGTTGGTGAATTTCCGTCCGATTAGCTATGTTCATGTCGCCTCGGGTGACGTACCGGGCTTGGTATCAAACGGACCGACCGTCATCACAGAAATCAAAGGCTTGAGGATGCAAGTCCTCGTCAATGGGGAACCACAGACAAAGCTGGATGAAAATCAACCGTCCATAAAATTTTCTTCACCGATCGAAATTCAATTGCTGAGGGACGCTTCCCCAGAATTGGGCAACGGAACGACCGCCGATCCAATTCAGTTCTGGTTTTTCACAAAGACAACGTCGGAATCCAGCAGGATCGATAACTACATCCGCCTTAGCACGAGGCTGACCAAGATCGAAGGAACCTGCTCAGTGCCAAGTCAGACGCTGGAACTGCAACCCACCCGGGCAAGAACCTTGGCTGGCATTGGGACAACGGCTGCCGAGCGCAGCTTCCAGATCAGCATTAACAACTGCCCAAAGGGATACAACAGGATTTTCTACAGGCTCAAACCGATGGGCGACAACGTAGAGATGTCAGCGGGAGTATTGCCGCTTTCTGCCCAATCGACCGCCAAAGGCGTGAGGATCAGGGTAACTGACAGTGCAGGGGCGGCTGTTGTATTCGATACGCCGACCAGAATCGCTTATTACAACAGCGAAACCGGCGGTTCGTTCTCGATCCCGATGCGGGTGTCATACGTTCAGACCGAAGCCAACGTCACGCCGGGCACTGTGAATGGCGCTATGTCGGTGCTGATGGAGTATCAGTGA
- a CDS encoding FadR/GntR family transcriptional regulator, with translation MHSIPSSVAQALQQRILSGAYPSGSRLPPQRELAESLGVSRASLREALTVLETLGLVDILPSRGVVVRGQTFGAEGASAERMHRPFATPALGTLSPRQLIELRLVLEPGWTALAAARMHAAGLRHLQWLQQQLAHALERNDLLSAAEADLHFHLLLAQLSGNPGLMAMAGQLEHAIGHSLRLPFARNGADDHPAHEHNAIVQAIAAGDVAASAEAMRAHLLSAARRSGIDLTAPPVTPEPMQHEPASFRLASIS, from the coding sequence ATGCACAGCATTCCATCCTCCGTCGCGCAAGCACTCCAGCAACGCATCCTGAGCGGCGCGTACCCCAGTGGCAGCCGCCTGCCGCCGCAGCGCGAGTTGGCGGAAAGCCTGGGCGTGAGCCGCGCGTCGTTGCGCGAGGCGCTGACGGTGCTCGAAACGCTGGGCTTGGTGGACATCCTCCCCAGCCGGGGCGTGGTGGTGCGCGGCCAGACGTTTGGCGCAGAAGGGGCGAGTGCCGAGCGCATGCACCGGCCGTTTGCCACGCCGGCGCTGGGCACGCTGTCGCCGCGTCAGTTGATCGAGCTGCGCCTCGTGCTGGAGCCCGGCTGGACGGCGCTGGCCGCCGCGCGCATGCATGCCGCTGGCCTGCGCCACCTGCAATGGCTGCAGCAGCAGTTGGCTCATGCGCTGGAGCGCAATGATTTGCTGAGCGCGGCAGAGGCGGATTTGCACTTCCACCTGCTGCTGGCGCAGTTGTCCGGCAACCCCGGGTTGATGGCGATGGCCGGCCAGTTGGAACACGCCATCGGCCACAGCCTGCGCCTGCCCTTTGCCCGCAACGGCGCAGACGACCACCCCGCGCACGAGCACAACGCCATCGTGCAGGCCATTGCCGCGGGCGATGTCGCCGCCAGCGCAGAGGCCATGCGTGCGCATCTGCTGTCGGCCGCGCGCCGCAGCGGCATCGATCTGACAGCGCCGCCTGTCACGCCCGAACCCATGCAGCACGAACCGGCTTCGTTTCGCCTCGCCTCGATTTCCTGA
- a CDS encoding transporter substrate-binding domain-containing protein → MTRITARHASRPISRRFFLHAVMAASAVAALLPGRPAHADALANIQKAGVIRVAIPNDFPPFGSLGPDLKLQGYDIDMANLVAKELGVKAELVPVTSTNRIPFLTTGKVDVVISSLGKNAERAKVIDFTQAYAPFPKSVYGPKDVSIKGPADLAGKTIGVTRGSTEDLALSAVAPASATIKRYEDNNATAQSYLIGQVQLVTVGNIVANAVNERTKLRQLDLKFPVEDTPCYVGVAKGEPALLDKVNTVITKLKTDGRLNDLSQRWIKMPLPAKL, encoded by the coding sequence ATGACCCGCATCACTGCCCGCCACGCTTCGCGCCCCATCTCGCGTCGCTTCTTCCTCCATGCCGTCATGGCGGCAAGCGCTGTTGCGGCTTTGTTGCCCGGCCGCCCGGCCCATGCCGATGCGCTGGCCAACATCCAGAAAGCCGGCGTGATCCGCGTGGCCATCCCGAACGACTTTCCGCCGTTCGGCTCGCTCGGTCCGGACCTCAAGCTGCAGGGCTATGACATCGACATGGCCAACCTCGTCGCCAAGGAACTCGGCGTCAAGGCCGAGCTGGTGCCCGTCACCAGCACCAACCGTATTCCGTTCCTGACCACGGGCAAGGTGGATGTCGTCATCTCCAGCCTGGGTAAGAACGCCGAGCGCGCCAAGGTGATCGACTTCACGCAGGCGTATGCGCCGTTCCCTAAGAGCGTGTACGGCCCGAAGGATGTGTCGATCAAGGGGCCGGCAGATCTGGCCGGCAAGACGATTGGCGTCACGCGCGGCTCGACTGAAGATCTGGCGCTCTCGGCCGTGGCGCCGGCGTCGGCCACCATCAAGCGCTATGAAGACAACAACGCCACGGCGCAGAGCTACCTGATCGGCCAGGTGCAGCTGGTGACGGTGGGCAACATCGTCGCCAACGCGGTGAACGAGCGCACGAAGCTGCGCCAGCTCGACCTGAAGTTCCCCGTGGAAGACACGCCTTGCTATGTGGGTGTGGCCAAGGGCGAGCCCGCGCTGCTGGACAAGGTGAACACCGTCATCACCAAGCTGAAGACGGACGGCCGCCTGAACGATCTGTCGCAGCGCTGGATCAAGATGCCGCTGCCGGCCAAGCTCTAA